A window from Mycolicibacterium tokaiense encodes these proteins:
- a CDS encoding site-specific integrase has protein sequence MASWLEHWRESSLEASDRKVTTKSLYSSLCRKHLEGGDIGAKRLDRLKPSDVEAMIVGLRMKGLADSTVRQVYTVLRQALDVAVRDGLLASNPAAKVKRPGVARREAKYLPSGDVARLLEAARPLRYYVAVLLMATTGLRRGEVCGLSWEDVDLVAGELRVRRTLSRVTGGLVLDTVKTERSRRRIPVHSGMVIDCPEGLAQAAGGGTPRSRRPMDRHRNGVLHAVGIDG, from the coding sequence GTGGCGTCCTGGCTGGAACACTGGCGGGAGTCGTCGCTGGAAGCATCGGACCGCAAGGTGACCACCAAGTCCCTGTACAGCTCGCTGTGCCGAAAACATCTGGAGGGTGGGGACATCGGAGCGAAGCGACTGGACCGGCTGAAGCCGTCCGACGTCGAGGCGATGATCGTCGGCCTGCGTATGAAGGGGCTCGCTGACTCCACCGTGCGGCAGGTCTATACGGTGCTTCGGCAGGCGCTGGACGTGGCGGTGCGCGACGGCCTACTAGCCTCGAATCCGGCGGCCAAGGTCAAGCGTCCCGGCGTCGCCCGCCGGGAGGCAAAGTACCTCCCCTCCGGCGACGTGGCACGACTCCTGGAAGCCGCTCGCCCGCTGCGGTACTACGTCGCGGTGTTGTTGATGGCGACCACCGGACTGCGCCGAGGCGAGGTGTGCGGCTTGTCATGGGAGGACGTTGACCTCGTCGCTGGAGAGCTGCGAGTGCGTCGAACGCTGTCGCGGGTGACGGGCGGTCTCGTCCTCGACACAGTCAAGACGGAACGCTCACGCCGACGCATACCTGTGCACAGTGGCATGGTGATTGATTGTCCTGAAGGACTGGCGCAAGCAGCAGGTGGGGGAACGCCTCGCAGCCGGCGACCAATGGACCGACACCGGAATGGTGTTCTGCACGCCGTTGGGATCGATGGTTGA
- a CDS encoding segregation/condensation protein A, with product MSSHSDEAPEQDAPEQDAAAGFKVKLTNFEGPFDLLLQLIFAHRLDVTEVALHQVTDDFIAYTKQFGAQLSLEETTAFLVVAATLLDLKAARLLPAGQVEDDEDMALLEVRDLLFARLLQYRAFKHVAQMFAELEAAALRSYPRAVSLEDRFADLLPEVMLGVDGAAFAQIAAAAFTPRPVPTVATDHIHYSRVSVPEQAEIMLRFLTERGTGEWASFTELVADCDTPVQIVGRFLALLELYRARAVAFEQAEPLGVLQVAWTGDSPTSQELQVDDESAEERDHS from the coding sequence GTGAGCTCGCACTCCGACGAAGCCCCCGAACAAGATGCCCCCGAACAGGACGCTGCGGCGGGCTTCAAGGTCAAGCTCACCAATTTCGAAGGCCCCTTCGATCTGCTGCTGCAGCTGATCTTCGCTCACCGCCTCGATGTCACCGAGGTGGCACTGCACCAGGTGACCGACGATTTCATCGCCTACACCAAGCAGTTCGGCGCGCAGCTCTCGCTGGAGGAGACCACCGCCTTCCTGGTGGTGGCCGCGACGCTGCTGGACCTCAAAGCCGCGCGGCTGCTGCCGGCCGGGCAGGTCGAGGACGACGAGGACATGGCTTTGTTGGAGGTGCGCGACCTGCTGTTCGCGCGGCTGCTGCAGTACCGCGCGTTCAAGCACGTCGCGCAGATGTTCGCCGAACTCGAAGCCGCCGCGCTGCGCAGCTATCCGCGTGCGGTCTCGTTGGAGGACCGGTTCGCCGACCTGTTGCCCGAGGTCATGTTGGGCGTCGACGGCGCTGCGTTCGCGCAGATCGCGGCCGCCGCGTTCACCCCGCGGCCGGTTCCCACCGTGGCCACCGACCACATCCACTACTCCCGGGTGTCGGTGCCCGAGCAGGCCGAGATCATGCTGCGCTTCCTGACCGAGCGGGGAACCGGGGAGTGGGCCAGTTTCACCGAATTGGTGGCCGACTGCGACACCCCGGTCCAGATCGTCGGTCGCTTCCTGGCGCTGCTCGAACTGTACCGGGCCAGGGCGGTAGCATTCGAGCAAGCAGAACCCCTTGGTGTGCTCCAGGTTGCCTGGACCGGAGACAGCCCGACCAGCCAAGAATTGCAGGTGGACGACGAGTCGGCGGAAGAACGGGATCACTCATGA
- the cmk gene encoding (d)CMP kinase: MSVIAIDGPAGTGKSSVSRGLARGLHARYLDTGAMYRIVTLGVLRSGVPLDDPDAIAAVDVPVAVGHDPDEDRAFLGHEDVSVEIRGDAVTRAVSAVSAVPQVRTRLVALQRELAGEAGDVVVEGRDIGTVVLPDADVKIFLTASAETRARRRNDQNVAAGLADDYEGVLADVQRRDHLDSTRAVSPLRAADDALVVDTSDMTQDQVIAHLLDLVHQSSGAMR, from the coding sequence GTGAGTGTGATTGCCATCGATGGGCCTGCGGGCACCGGAAAATCCTCGGTGTCAAGGGGTTTGGCGCGTGGTCTGCACGCCCGCTACCTCGACACCGGGGCGATGTACCGCATCGTGACCCTCGGCGTGCTGCGGTCCGGGGTCCCGCTGGATGATCCCGACGCCATCGCGGCGGTCGACGTGCCGGTCGCGGTGGGTCACGACCCGGACGAGGACCGTGCGTTCCTGGGCCACGAGGACGTCTCGGTGGAGATTCGCGGCGACGCGGTCACCCGGGCAGTGTCGGCGGTGTCCGCGGTTCCGCAGGTGCGTACCCGGCTGGTCGCGCTGCAGCGTGAATTGGCCGGTGAGGCAGGCGATGTGGTGGTCGAAGGACGTGACATCGGCACTGTCGTCCTCCCTGATGCGGACGTCAAGATCTTCCTCACCGCCTCGGCGGAGACCCGGGCGCGACGGCGCAACGACCAGAACGTCGCCGCCGGGTTGGCGGACGACTACGAGGGTGTGCTGGCCGATGTCCAGCGCCGCGATCACCTCGACTCCACCCGGGCGGTGTCGCCGTTGCGCGCCGCCGACGACGCGCTGGTGGTGGACACCAGTGACATGACGCAGGACCAGGTGATCGCGCACCTGCTCGATCTTGTGCACCAGAGCAGCGGAGCAATGCGATGA
- a CDS encoding pseudouridine synthase, which translates to MADDEGIRLQKVLSQAGIASRRVAERMITDGRVEVDGHIVTELGTRVDPAVSVIRVDGARVQVDDDLMYLALNKPVGMYSTMSDELGRPCIGDVVEHRVRGTKKLFHVGRLDADTEGLILLTNDGELAHRLTHPSYEVPKTYLATVTGKVPKGLGKTLREGVELDDGPASVDDFALVDNIPGKSLVRVTLHEGRNRIVRRLLEHVGFPVEALVRIAIGEVTLGEQKIETIRVLTRKEIGELYKAVGM; encoded by the coding sequence ATGGCTGACGACGAGGGCATCCGCCTGCAGAAGGTGTTGTCACAGGCCGGGATCGCCTCCCGGCGGGTGGCCGAGCGCATGATCACCGACGGCCGTGTCGAGGTCGACGGGCACATCGTCACCGAGCTGGGCACCCGGGTTGATCCGGCCGTGTCGGTGATCCGCGTCGACGGGGCGCGCGTGCAGGTCGACGACGACCTGATGTACCTGGCGCTGAACAAGCCGGTGGGCATGTACTCGACGATGTCCGATGAGCTGGGCCGGCCGTGCATCGGCGATGTGGTCGAGCACCGGGTGCGGGGCACCAAAAAGCTCTTCCACGTCGGGCGCCTCGACGCCGACACCGAAGGTCTGATCCTGCTGACCAACGACGGCGAACTGGCACACCGACTCACCCACCCGTCCTACGAGGTGCCCAAGACCTACCTGGCCACGGTGACCGGCAAGGTGCCCAAAGGCCTGGGCAAGACGCTGCGTGAGGGAGTGGAGCTCGATGACGGGCCCGCCAGCGTCGACGACTTCGCCCTGGTCGACAACATCCCCGGCAAGTCCCTGGTGCGGGTGACGCTGCACGAGGGACGCAACCGCATCGTGCGACGCCTGCTCGAGCACGTCGGCTTCCCGGTGGAGGCACTGGTGCGCATCGCCATCGGTGAGGTGACACTGGGGGAGCAGAAGATCGAGACCATCCGGGTGCTGACGCGCAAGGAGATCGGCGAGTTGTACAAGGCGGTGGGCATGTGA
- a CDS encoding NUDIX domain-containing protein yields the protein MAPEHSFETVASETVYTGKIFALRADEVRMPGGGTARREVVEHFGAVGVAALDEEDRIVLVYQYRHPLGRRLWELPAGLLDIGGEDPALTVQRELAEEAGLAADTWSVLVDVDSAPGFSDESVRIYLATGLREIEQPEAHDEEADMRTERVPLDEAVQRVFSGEIVNSLAVAGILAAWAVRQGVAKPRPVHTEWVDRPTRFAARVAGR from the coding sequence ATGGCGCCTGAACACAGCTTCGAGACCGTCGCCAGCGAGACGGTGTACACGGGCAAGATCTTCGCGCTGCGCGCCGATGAGGTGAGGATGCCCGGTGGTGGCACGGCCCGCCGTGAAGTGGTGGAACACTTCGGCGCCGTCGGGGTGGCCGCACTGGACGAAGAGGACCGGATTGTCCTGGTCTATCAGTACCGCCATCCACTGGGCCGACGGCTGTGGGAGCTGCCCGCAGGCTTGCTCGACATCGGTGGCGAAGACCCGGCCCTGACGGTGCAGCGCGAACTCGCCGAAGAGGCGGGGCTGGCGGCTGACACCTGGAGTGTGCTGGTCGACGTTGACTCCGCGCCGGGGTTCAGCGATGAAAGCGTCCGGATCTACCTGGCCACCGGACTGCGCGAGATCGAACAACCCGAGGCGCACGACGAAGAGGCCGACATGCGCACCGAGCGAGTGCCGCTGGACGAGGCCGTGCAACGCGTGTTCAGCGGAGAGATCGTCAATTCGCTTGCCGTGGCCGGGATCCTGGCCGCGTGGGCGGTGCGTCAGGGCGTTGCGAAACCCCGTCCGGTGCATACCGAATGGGTGGACCGGCCCACCCGGTTCGCCGCGCGTGTGGCCGGTCGATGA
- the xerD gene encoding site-specific tyrosine recombinase XerD: MTTVATSLDHQLQGYLDHLTIERGVAANTLSSYRRDLRRYHEHLSARGIADLADVTENDVSEFLVALRRGDEDAGVVALSAVSAARALIAVRGLHRFTTAEGVTTVDVARAVKPPTPGRRLPKSLSLDEVIALLEGAGGDDAADGPLTLRNRALLELLYSTGARISEAVGLDIDDVDTEARSVLLRGKGGKQRLVPIGRPAVAALDAYLVRGRPDLARRGRGTPAIFLNARGGRLSRQSAWQVLQDAADRAGISAAVSPHTLRHSFATHLLDGGADVRVVQELLGHASVTTTQIYTLVTVNALREVWAGAHPRAR, encoded by the coding sequence ATGACCACCGTCGCGACGTCGCTGGACCATCAACTGCAGGGGTACCTCGATCACCTGACGATCGAGCGCGGCGTCGCGGCCAACACACTGAGCTCCTACCGGCGTGATCTGCGGCGCTACCACGAGCACCTCAGCGCCCGCGGCATCGCCGACCTTGCCGATGTCACCGAAAACGACGTGAGCGAGTTCCTGGTGGCACTGCGCCGCGGTGACGAAGACGCCGGGGTGGTGGCGTTGTCCGCGGTCTCGGCGGCGCGGGCATTGATCGCGGTGCGCGGTCTACACAGATTCACCACCGCCGAGGGGGTCACCACCGTCGACGTCGCGCGCGCGGTGAAACCACCAACACCGGGACGTCGGCTGCCCAAGAGCCTGTCGCTGGACGAGGTGATCGCGCTGCTGGAGGGCGCCGGCGGGGACGATGCGGCTGATGGTCCACTGACCTTGCGTAACCGGGCGCTGCTGGAGCTGTTGTATTCGACCGGTGCCCGTATCTCCGAGGCCGTGGGACTGGACATCGACGACGTTGACACCGAAGCGCGCTCGGTGCTGCTGCGCGGCAAGGGCGGTAAGCAACGGTTGGTGCCGATCGGCAGGCCGGCGGTCGCCGCACTGGATGCCTATCTGGTGCGCGGGCGGCCCGATCTGGCCCGCCGCGGTCGCGGTACCCCGGCCATCTTCCTCAACGCCCGCGGCGGCCGGCTGTCGCGCCAGAGCGCATGGCAGGTTCTCCAGGACGCCGCCGACCGCGCCGGCATCTCGGCAGCGGTGTCTCCGCACACCCTGCGTCACAGCTTCGCCACCCATCTCCTCGACGGCGGCGCCGACGTGCGCGTCGTGCAGGAACTGCTGGGTCACGCGTCGGTCACCACGACCCAGATCTACACGCTGGTGACGGTGAACGCGCTACGCGAGGTGTGGGCCGGGGCCCATCCGCGGGCCCGGTGA
- the der gene encoding ribosome biogenesis GTPase Der, whose product MTEESLPNDGVWSDESDWDVVDSEFAEDLEQFSGPPPVVAVVGRPNVGKSTLVNRILGRREAVVQDLPGVTRDRVSYEALYTGRRFMVQDTGGWEPDAKGLQQLVAEQAAVAMRTADVIIMVVDAQVGATSGDEAAAKILRRSGKPVFLAANKIDGERQEPDAAALWSLGLGEPYPVSAMHGRGVADLLDEVLKVLPEVSEIAGSGAGGPRRVALVGKPNVGKSSLLNRLAGDERSVVHDVAGTTVDPVDSMIELGGKTWRFVDTAGLRRKVGQASGHEFYASVRTHGAIDAAEVAIILIDASKPLTEQDQRILSMVIEAGRAVVLAFNKWDLVDEDRRYLLEKEIDLDLAQVQWAPRVNISAMTGRAVQKLVPALETSLASWDTRISTGRLNTFLKEVIAATPPPVRGGKQPRVLFATQATSRPPTFVLFTSGFLEAGYRRFLERRLRETFGFEGSPIRINVRVREKRGARSR is encoded by the coding sequence ATGACCGAAGAATCTCTGCCCAACGACGGCGTGTGGAGTGACGAAAGCGACTGGGATGTCGTCGATTCCGAGTTCGCCGAGGATCTCGAACAGTTCAGCGGCCCGCCGCCGGTGGTGGCCGTGGTGGGTCGCCCCAACGTCGGCAAGTCCACCCTGGTGAACCGGATCCTGGGCCGGCGCGAGGCCGTCGTACAGGATCTGCCCGGCGTCACCCGCGACCGGGTGTCCTACGAGGCGCTGTACACCGGCCGCCGGTTCATGGTCCAGGACACCGGCGGGTGGGAGCCCGACGCCAAGGGCCTGCAGCAGCTGGTGGCCGAGCAGGCGGCGGTGGCCATGCGCACCGCCGACGTGATCATCATGGTGGTCGACGCCCAGGTGGGCGCCACCTCCGGTGATGAGGCCGCGGCCAAGATCCTGCGGCGTTCCGGCAAGCCGGTGTTCCTGGCGGCCAACAAGATCGATGGTGAACGGCAGGAGCCGGACGCTGCCGCGCTGTGGTCGCTGGGGCTGGGTGAGCCGTACCCGGTGAGCGCGATGCACGGCCGGGGGGTCGCCGATCTGCTGGACGAAGTGCTCAAGGTGCTGCCCGAAGTGTCTGAGATCGCCGGTTCCGGCGCCGGTGGGCCGCGCCGGGTCGCGCTGGTGGGTAAGCCCAACGTCGGCAAGAGTTCGTTGCTGAACCGACTGGCCGGCGACGAGCGTTCGGTGGTGCACGACGTGGCGGGGACCACCGTCGACCCGGTGGACTCGATGATCGAACTGGGCGGCAAGACATGGCGTTTCGTCGACACCGCCGGTCTGCGGCGCAAGGTCGGCCAAGCCAGCGGCCATGAGTTCTACGCCTCGGTGCGCACCCACGGTGCCATCGACGCGGCCGAAGTGGCCATCATCTTGATCGACGCGTCGAAGCCGTTGACCGAGCAGGACCAACGGATTCTGTCCATGGTCATCGAGGCCGGCCGCGCGGTGGTGCTGGCGTTCAACAAGTGGGATCTGGTGGACGAGGACCGGCGCTACCTGCTGGAGAAGGAGATCGACCTCGACCTGGCGCAGGTGCAGTGGGCGCCGCGGGTGAACATCTCGGCCATGACGGGGCGCGCCGTGCAGAAGCTGGTACCCGCTCTGGAGACGTCGTTGGCGTCCTGGGACACCCGCATCTCGACCGGTCGCCTGAACACCTTCCTCAAAGAGGTCATCGCGGCCACACCGCCGCCGGTGCGCGGCGGGAAGCAGCCGCGCGTCCTGTTCGCCACTCAGGCTACCTCGCGCCCGCCCACCTTCGTGTTGTTCACCAGCGGCTTCCTCGAGGCCGGGTACCGCCGGTTCCTGGAACGACGTTTGCGGGAGACGTTCGGGTTCGAGGGCAGTCCCATCCGGATCAACGTCCGGGTGCGCGAGAAGCGGGGCGCGCGCTCGCGCTGA
- a CDS encoding ParA family protein yields the protein MSADDTADELPLGLTGRPPRPIPEPEPLNSHGPATVIAMCNQKGGVGKTTSTINLGAALADYGRRVLLVDLDPQGALSAGLGVPHYELDNTVHNLLVEPRVSIDEVIIKTRVAGLDLVPSNIDLSAAEIQLVNEVGREQTLARALYPVLDRYDYVLIDCQPSLGLLTVNGLACSDGVIIPTECEYFSLRGLALLTDTVAKVHDRLNPRLSISGILITRYDARTVNAREVMARVVERFGDLVFDTVITRTVRFPETSVAGEPITTWAPKSTGAQAYRSLAREVIARFGT from the coding sequence ATGTCCGCCGACGATACTGCTGACGAGCTCCCGCTCGGGCTCACGGGTCGTCCGCCGCGGCCCATCCCGGAACCCGAGCCCCTGAACAGCCATGGCCCGGCGACCGTGATCGCGATGTGCAACCAGAAAGGCGGGGTGGGCAAGACCACCTCGACCATCAACCTGGGTGCGGCGCTGGCCGACTACGGCCGCCGTGTTCTGCTGGTGGACCTCGACCCCCAGGGCGCACTGTCGGCGGGCTTGGGGGTGCCGCACTACGAGCTGGACAACACCGTGCACAACCTGCTGGTGGAGCCGCGGGTGTCCATCGACGAGGTGATCATCAAGACCCGGGTGGCCGGGCTGGATCTGGTGCCCAGCAACATCGACTTGTCGGCCGCGGAGATCCAGCTGGTCAACGAGGTGGGCCGCGAACAGACCCTGGCCCGCGCGCTGTACCCGGTGCTCGATCGTTATGACTACGTACTGATCGACTGCCAGCCCTCCCTGGGTCTGCTGACCGTCAACGGGCTGGCCTGCTCCGACGGGGTGATCATCCCCACCGAGTGCGAGTACTTCTCGCTGCGCGGGCTGGCACTGCTCACCGACACCGTGGCCAAGGTGCACGACAGGCTCAACCCGCGGCTGTCGATCAGCGGCATCCTGATCACCCGTTACGACGCCCGCACCGTCAACGCCCGTGAGGTGATGGCCCGGGTGGTCGAGCGGTTCGGTGACCTGGTGTTCGACACCGTGATCACCCGCACCGTGCGCTTTCCCGAGACCAGCGTGGCCGGTGAGCCCATCACCACCTGGGCGCCCAAATCGACTGGCGCACAGGCGTACCGATCTCTGGCCCGCGAAGTGATCGCTCGCTTCGGCACGTGA
- a CDS encoding cryptochrome/photolyase family protein yields MTKDDTPLWLFADQLGPVVHGGEHAHREVLLVEARAALAKRRYHRQKLHLVLSALRHADKDLGDRATLIRADTYTDALEQFDRPVLVHEPTSHAAEKFVHRLRKQGLVADILPTPTFALPRSDFADWAGERTKFRMEDFYRDQRRRFDILMRGSEPEGGTWNYDHDNREPPPKKQSTLEVPKPYQPREDDIDEQVRKDLDAMKLDTVGADGPRLFAVTPAEAKRALQRFIEHRLGAFGRYEDAMLGQDWAMSHSLLSVPLNLGVLHPLDAVHAAEQAYRDGQAPLAAVEGFIRQILGWREYMWHLYWHFGPDYTRKNTLDARTPLPDWWAELDSDTVTAECLRHALEGVRDRGWTHHIQRLMILGSHALQRGYRPDQLTEWFATTYVDGFRWVMPTNVVGMSQHADGGLLATKPYTSGGAYINKMSDHCGSCAYDPKKRLGDDACPFTAGYWAFVHRHRNLLEKNNRTQRMVSSMDRLKDLEAVLEQEADRSTF; encoded by the coding sequence GTGACGAAGGATGACACTCCCCTGTGGCTGTTCGCCGACCAACTCGGCCCCGTGGTCCACGGCGGCGAGCACGCACACCGTGAAGTGCTGCTGGTCGAGGCCAGGGCCGCCCTGGCCAAGCGGCGCTACCACCGCCAGAAACTGCACCTTGTCCTCTCGGCACTGCGCCACGCGGACAAGGACCTCGGCGACCGCGCCACCCTGATCCGGGCCGATACCTACACCGACGCTCTGGAACAGTTCGACCGCCCGGTGCTGGTGCACGAACCCACCTCCCATGCCGCAGAGAAGTTCGTCCACCGCCTGCGCAAGCAGGGTCTGGTCGCGGACATTCTTCCCACCCCGACGTTCGCACTCCCCCGCAGCGACTTCGCCGACTGGGCCGGGGAACGCACCAAGTTCCGCATGGAGGACTTCTACCGCGATCAACGCCGTCGCTTCGACATCCTGATGCGCGGTAGCGAACCCGAGGGCGGCACGTGGAACTACGACCACGACAACCGGGAACCACCGCCCAAGAAGCAGTCCACCCTCGAGGTTCCGAAGCCGTACCAGCCGCGGGAGGACGACATCGACGAACAGGTTCGCAAGGACCTGGACGCCATGAAGCTCGACACCGTGGGAGCCGACGGGCCGCGCCTGTTCGCGGTCACCCCCGCCGAGGCCAAACGGGCGCTGCAGCGGTTCATCGAGCACCGACTCGGCGCCTTCGGTCGCTACGAGGACGCCATGCTGGGCCAGGACTGGGCCATGTCGCACTCACTGCTCTCGGTGCCGCTGAACCTCGGTGTGTTGCATCCTCTCGACGCCGTGCACGCCGCCGAGCAGGCCTACCGCGACGGACAGGCGCCGCTGGCTGCCGTCGAGGGCTTCATCCGCCAAATCCTGGGCTGGCGGGAGTACATGTGGCATCTGTACTGGCACTTCGGCCCCGACTACACGCGCAAGAACACCCTCGATGCCCGCACGCCACTACCGGACTGGTGGGCCGAACTGGACTCCGACACCGTGACCGCCGAGTGCCTGCGCCACGCGCTGGAAGGAGTGCGCGACCGCGGGTGGACCCATCACATCCAGCGGCTGATGATCCTGGGCAGCCACGCCCTGCAACGCGGTTACCGACCCGACCAGCTGACCGAATGGTTCGCCACCACCTACGTCGACGGCTTCCGCTGGGTGATGCCCACCAACGTGGTCGGCATGAGTCAGCACGCCGACGGTGGCCTGCTGGCCACCAAGCCGTACACCTCCGGCGGGGCCTACATCAACAAGATGAGCGATCACTGCGGCAGCTGCGCCTACGATCCCAAGAAACGCCTGGGCGACGACGCCTGTCCGTTCACCGCCGGGTATTGGGCGTTCGTCCACCGCCACCGCAACCTGCTGGAGAAGAACAACCGCACCCAGCGGATGGTGTCATCGATGGACCGGCTCAAAGACCTCGAGGCCGTGCTGGAACAGGAGGCCGACCGCAGCACCTTCTAG
- a CDS encoding helix-turn-helix domain-containing protein, with protein MGQKLIPYNTARSTLGNIGRTTLYSLIDAGELQRVKIGNRAFVTATSVEAFLTRLCGSDDAHLHGAA; from the coding sequence ATGGGACAGAAGTTGATCCCCTACAACACGGCCAGGTCGACACTCGGCAACATCGGGCGGACGACGCTTTACTCGCTCATCGACGCGGGGGAGTTGCAGCGCGTAAAGATCGGAAATCGTGCGTTCGTGACTGCGACATCGGTCGAGGCGTTTCTGACGCGCCTGTGCGGGTCGGACGATGCGCACTTGCATGGCGCCGCCTAG
- a CDS encoding sulfite exporter TauE/SafE family protein, whose amino-acid sequence MSVAHMILIALAGVGAGAINAVVGSGTLITFPTLVALGFPPVTATMSNAVGLVAGGVSGTWGYRRELKGQGRLLKWQMPASFLGALVGAWLLLHLPEKVFIQVVPVLLIAALLLVVLGPKIQGWARRRAERSGQAPGHVPPVKLTLLVFGTFAVGIYGGYFTAAQGILLVGVMGALLTESMQRMNAAKNLLSLIVNLVAAVSYTVVAFDRISWLVVLLIAVGSTIGGFLGAHYGRKLSPGVLRAVIVVVGLIGLWRLLTV is encoded by the coding sequence GTGTCCGTTGCTCACATGATCTTGATTGCCCTTGCCGGTGTGGGAGCGGGAGCGATCAACGCGGTGGTCGGTTCGGGCACGCTGATCACCTTTCCGACGTTGGTGGCGTTGGGTTTCCCGCCGGTGACGGCCACGATGTCCAACGCCGTCGGGCTGGTGGCCGGTGGCGTGTCCGGGACCTGGGGTTATCGCCGTGAACTCAAGGGCCAGGGTCGGCTGCTGAAGTGGCAGATGCCGGCGTCGTTCCTGGGCGCACTGGTGGGGGCCTGGTTGCTGCTGCACCTGCCCGAGAAGGTTTTCATCCAGGTGGTGCCGGTGCTGCTGATCGCGGCGCTGCTGCTGGTGGTGTTGGGCCCGAAGATCCAGGGCTGGGCCCGCCGGCGGGCTGAGCGTTCCGGGCAAGCGCCGGGGCATGTACCGCCGGTGAAATTGACGCTGCTGGTGTTCGGCACCTTCGCCGTCGGCATCTACGGCGGCTATTTCACCGCGGCCCAGGGCATCTTGCTGGTGGGGGTGATGGGTGCTCTGCTCACCGAGTCGATGCAACGGATGAACGCGGCGAAGAACCTGTTGTCACTGATCGTGAATCTGGTTGCCGCGGTGTCCTACACCGTGGTGGCCTTCGACCGGATCAGCTGGCTGGTGGTCTTGTTGATCGCGGTGGGTTCGACCATCGGTGGGTTCCTGGGAGCGCACTACGGACGCAAATTGTCACCCGGAGTGCTACGCGCGGTGATCGTGGTGGTGGGCCTGATCGGGCTGTGGCGGTTGCTGACGGTCTAG
- a CDS encoding tyrosine-type recombinase/integrase, whose protein sequence is MVFCTPLGSMVDPRNMSRTVELAAKKAGFEKVGAHTMRHSAAVAWLLSGVHIKAAADLLGHSSISITGDLYGHTSDDTARAAIDGLATSLGL, encoded by the coding sequence ATGGTGTTCTGCACGCCGTTGGGATCGATGGTTGACCCGCGCAACATGTCGCGAACTGTCGAGTTGGCCGCGAAGAAGGCCGGCTTTGAGAAGGTTGGTGCCCACACCATGCGGCACTCGGCAGCGGTGGCGTGGCTGCTATCCGGAGTCCATATCAAGGCGGCAGCCGACCTCCTGGGCCACTCGTCTATCTCGATAACCGGCGACCTCTATGGTCACACCTCCGACGACACCGCGCGTGCAGCGATCGACGGCTTGGCTACGTCTCTCGGACTGTGA
- the scpB gene encoding SMC-Scp complex subunit ScpB encodes MTDEVADDLGLDVPTPELDSPELDDDELGRVLEALLLVVDTPVTLEQLSSATDQSVERIAATLTQMAAELAARDSGIDLREAAGGWRMYTRSRYAPYVERLLLDGARSKLTRAALETLAVVAYRQPVTRARVSAVRGVNVDAVIRTLVARGLITEAGTDADTGAVTFATTELFLERLGLSSLADLPDIAPLLPGVDVIDDISENLDSEPRFMKLNPAAAPEVPPAIEMDED; translated from the coding sequence ATGACCGACGAGGTTGCTGACGACCTCGGCCTCGATGTCCCCACCCCCGAACTCGACTCTCCCGAGCTCGACGACGACGAACTCGGCCGGGTGCTCGAGGCCCTGCTGTTGGTGGTCGATACGCCTGTCACCCTCGAGCAGCTGTCGTCGGCCACCGATCAGTCCGTCGAGCGGATCGCAGCGACACTGACGCAGATGGCCGCCGAACTGGCCGCGCGTGACAGCGGGATCGACCTGCGAGAGGCGGCAGGAGGTTGGCGGATGTACACCCGCTCGCGGTACGCGCCGTACGTCGAACGGCTGCTGCTCGACGGGGCCCGCTCCAAGCTGACCCGGGCCGCGCTCGAGACCCTGGCCGTGGTGGCCTACCGCCAGCCCGTGACTCGGGCCCGGGTCAGTGCGGTGCGCGGTGTCAACGTCGACGCGGTGATCCGCACCCTGGTGGCCCGCGGGTTGATCACCGAGGCGGGCACCGACGCCGACACCGGAGCCGTGACGTTCGCCACCACGGAATTGTTCCTGGAGCGGCTGGGGTTGAGTTCTCTGGCCGATCTGCCCGACATCGCGCCGTTGCTGCCCGGCGTCGACGTGATCGACGACATCAGCGAGAACCTCGATTCCGAACCTCGCTTCATGAAACTGAACCCGGCGGCCGCACCCGAAGTGCCGCCGGCAATCGAGATGGACGAGGACTGA